The Cyclobacterium amurskyense genome contains the following window.
AAATCCGGAGAACGACCTTTTGAATGGGGTAAAATGTTTGATACCATTTCCATATGCTTGAGTAAAGGATTGGGTTGCCCGGTTGGTTCTGTGCTATTGGGAAGTCAAGCAGATATAAAGAGGGCTAGAAAAATCAGGAAGGCTTTAGGTGGAGGTATGAGACAGGCGGGCATGCTTGCCGCTGCAGGAATATATGCTCTAGATCATAATATCTTCAGGCTGGAGGATGATCATGAAAGAGCGAAGGCCATTGCTGCTATTTTGCAAGAGACTCCTTTCGTCAAAGAGATTCTTCCCGTTTCCACCAATATTGTTATTGCACGATTGGAACAAATTAGCCCGGAATCCTTCTTAGAAGAACTTACAGAAAGAAATATCTGGGCGGTTAAATTCGGGACAGATCAGATCAGGATGGTTACCCATATGGATTTCACTGACCAGCACTTAGATGCCTTTGAAAGCAGATTAAAGCTTTGGAAAAAATAAATTTGTGTATAAATACTATACCTAATATTTAGAAAATAAACATTATGGAACAGACCCCTTTGGCAGAAAGAATGCGGCCAACAGCATTGGATCAATTGATCGGGCAGGAACATTTGTCTGGACCCAATACATTTCTTCACAGGGCCATCAAATCAGGTTCTATTCCTTCATTGATTTTATGGGGCCCTCCTGGAGTGGGGAAAACGACCATAGCCAATATTATCGCCAATGAGGTAAAGGCCCCTTTTTATACCCTTAGTGCGGTTAGTTCGGGGGTGAAGGACATTAGGGAAGTGATCCAAAAAGCCAAATTCCAGCTTGGGGTAGTGCTATTTATTGATGAAATCCATCGGTTCAATAAATCACAGCAAGATGCTTTGTTGGGAGCTGTGGAAAAAGGAGTGATCAGGCTAATTGGCGCTACCACAGAAAATCCTTCCTTTGAGGTCAACGCTGCTTTGCTTTCAAGGTGCCAGATTTTTACACTCAACCCATTGGGCAAGGAAGAACTTGAGGCGATGATGCATCAGGCATTGGAAAAAGACATTGTTCTAAAGAAGAAAAAGGTTGTTCTCAAAGAAACTGATGCCCTGCTCCGCATATCCGGAGGGGATGGAAGGAAGCTGCTCAATCTGCTGGAAATTGTCATAGACAGTTTTAAGGAGGAAGAAATAGTGATCGAAAATAACATGGTCATGAAGGTAGCCCAACAGAAAGTAGCACTTTATGACAAATCAGGAGAACAGCATTATGACATCATTTCTGCATTTATAAAATCTATCAGAGGATCTGATCCCAATGCCGCAGTCTATTGGCTGGCCAGAATGATAGAGGGGGGAGAGGACGTGAAGTTCATCGCCAGGCGGCTTCTAATCCTGGCTTCCGAGGACATTGGCAATGCCAACCCAAATGCACTTTTGCTCGCAACCAATTGCTTTCAGGCGGTAAATGTAATCGGTTATCCTGAGTCCCGAATTATTTTGTCCCAATGTGTTACTTACCTGGCTTCCTCAGCCAAAAGCAATGCAAGTTATATGGCTATCAATACAGCCCAGGCAATAGTGAAACAGGAAGGAGATCTGCCTGTCCCACTTCACCTGCGCAATGCCCCTACCAAGCTGATGAAAGACTTGAACTACGGGAAAGCGTACAAGTATTCACACGATTATGAAAATAATTTTGCACTCCAGGAATTTCTTCCAGACAAGATCAAAGGCACCAAGTTGTATGATCCTGGTGCCAATGCCAGAGAGAATGATTTGAGGAAAAATCTTCAAAAGCTCTGGGGAAAGAAATACGGGTATTAAACCTATTAGTATTCCTTGCTCAAGGTATAGCGCACTCCTATCAATGCTCTAAAACTAAAGTGATTAGCGTATATAGGCCCTCCTTCTAAAAGTAAAGAAAACTGACGGTGGGTGGTTATAGGTTTTAAACTTAAGCCCAATGGTATTCCAGCCTGCACATCTGTGATCTCTGTGTATCCCAACATTAATCCCCCGTGCAGGTTGTACCAATCGGTTTGGCGAAAGTTATAATGTCCCAGAGCCTCAACTCCTAGGAATGGGTTTATGACCCCACCTGCAAGCACACGTGCTTCACCGAAAATTTTCTTTTCTGGATCAGTTCCTACACCTATATGGCTTAAAATACCCCCATGATAGACGCCTACATGCACTTGGGCATTTCCTTTGAATGCACTAAATATTAATAAAATGGCAAAAATAGCGGTAATAGATAACTTTGTTTTCATTGGGTTCGTTTTAGTACAAAGGTAAGAAAGTCCTAATTGTTTCGGTAATTTTAAGGTGAGAATTGTCACCAATTACATAAATAACAGATCTTATTTTTACATAAAATTGATACAGATGAATTGGAGAAAAGAAATAAAAAGTTGGGGGATAATGTTGGGGATATTTGGTGTCCTTTACTTCACAGGCCTTATCACCCCAATCATGGGAGGGGTACAATCAATGGTTTTATCCACAGGATTGATAAAGCCTAAAGTTACCCTGGAGAACAAAGAAAAGCAGACTTTCAATTATGCCGGGCAATTTGTAGATACGAATGGCGACAGGGTAGGGCTATCTCAATACAAAGGCAAAACCCTTTTTATTAATCTTTGGGCCACTTGGTGTCCTCCTTGTAGGGCTGAAATGCCTCATATATCTGATTTGTACGACAAGGTAAATGGGGAGGAAGATTTGGTGTTTTTGATGATTGCTTTGGATGAT
Protein-coding sequences here:
- a CDS encoding replication-associated recombination protein A gives rise to the protein MEQTPLAERMRPTALDQLIGQEHLSGPNTFLHRAIKSGSIPSLILWGPPGVGKTTIANIIANEVKAPFYTLSAVSSGVKDIREVIQKAKFQLGVVLFIDEIHRFNKSQQDALLGAVEKGVIRLIGATTENPSFEVNAALLSRCQIFTLNPLGKEELEAMMHQALEKDIVLKKKKVVLKETDALLRISGGDGRKLLNLLEIVIDSFKEEEIVIENNMVMKVAQQKVALYDKSGEQHYDIISAFIKSIRGSDPNAAVYWLARMIEGGEDVKFIARRLLILASEDIGNANPNALLLATNCFQAVNVIGYPESRIILSQCVTYLASSAKSNASYMAINTAQAIVKQEGDLPVPLHLRNAPTKLMKDLNYGKAYKYSHDYENNFALQEFLPDKIKGTKLYDPGANARENDLRKNLQKLWGKKYGY
- a CDS encoding TlpA family protein disulfide reductase, producing the protein MNWRKEIKSWGIMLGIFGVLYFTGLITPIMGGVQSMVLSTGLIKPKVTLENKEKQTFNYAGQFVDTNGDRVGLSQYKGKTLFINLWATWCPPCRAEMPHISDLYDKVNGEEDLVFLMIALDDDFNKSIKLVKEKEYSFPIVHAAYGLNSSLQSQAIPTTLVVSPEGEIVFYQEGMSNFNTQEFQDFLLGL